The genomic interval ttatcgCAAAAagtcatgaaattttcacttTTGAGTGTCCCTTAAGCAGATTGTGTCTGACCCTTAGAATTAATTAATACTGTCGCTCCCTCCTCTGTATTAATCTTTAAATCTTCTTTCACTCTCTAGATGTCCCAACCCTCATGATGCCACTGTGCAAGTGTATAATAACGGGGTCTCAACATTCAACCGATTCTCCTTCAACATGTTCACCTTCACATACAAGTCAAAAAGAGTTTTCCTGCACTGTGAAGTTAAACTGTGCCTACGGAAGAATGGACGCTGCGTTCAGGTGAGCTGGGCTCTAATATTTAGCCAGTAATTGGCCAGTTAGTTTACATCAAAGAGCTTTTTAAAGACATTAATTTTGAAAGCAATTATGTGATATTCAGTTCTTACACTGATTTCACGAAGCGATAACCACAGCAGGATACATAAAATAATCcacttcattttatttcatgttctCATTTCTTTTTGCAGCGGTGCGACAATAGTAGTGAGGAAAAGGATGACGATGATTCAAAAAGACACCGCCGATCTATGGATTTCCACGACACAGCTGCCATCAGCATGGGCTTCTGATTTGCTCATTTACAACCTGCACTCTATTAGTGTTATAGTATCATTGTTTTAGGTGTTCTATTGTTTACTCTCTTTAATCAAATATGTAATTACTTACTTTttctaatttaatatttttatcatATTTGGTAAATGTATGTTATATCACACTTGCTGCTTTCTTTCAGTGAAATttgcaaagaaaataaatatctatCTTCAGCATATTtgcatttattcatatttaaaaacgCTCATGGTTTCTTAAGTAACAAAGTACTAAATGAACTAATACACTTCTTGGACCCTTTTGTATTTAGCTACACAGTCAACAATTTATAACATTTTCATGACATGTCAAAAATCATTATTGCAGACATCTAGATACATAGAGAGGAACCTAAGCTCAAAAGATGGACTCCTACGGTCCTAGGGTAAATGAGTCTCCACAGTGGTTCAGTCATCAAAGCACAAAGCTCCAGGacatgaatctgaatctgaatcattgggcacaaggcaggaataccccctggagggggcgctggtccttcacagggcaacacacacactcacacagtcacagctatggacacttttgagtccccaatccatctaccaacgtgtgtttttggactgtgggaggaaagcggagcacccaaagaaacccacgcggacacagggagaatacaccaaactcgtcacagacagtcacccagagcgtgaatcgaacccaaaacctccaggtccctggagctgtgtgactgcaacactgtcatgtttttttctgaagtttATATTAACAATGTAAAGTTAACGTTGGCCGTGTCTGAAACAGTGCCCAGAGGTTAACACGTGAGGAGCagatagaaattgtgttgatgtctgcTGAATGCAGTAACCGGGTCATTacagcagatttcaatgcaagacacccTACGAGACCACACatctcccatgctacagttaTTACTGattcagtgttggatttgccaaaatgtggacgcatgaaaactgtcactaatgaagaaacatcagtggctgtcctagcttcattcagcaagagCCTACAGTGTAGCACTCGCCGCATGTCACTGGAGAGTGGCATCAGTCGAACATCCCTTCGGCGGATATTAGCTACTCACAAATGGCAtctttacaaactccagctgctgcagcatctcaacGAGGATGACCCAGATCGGCGCACTGAATTTGCAcaatgggcaaaacaaaaattggaacaggaccctcagtttacacagaagattttgttcagtgatgaggcaaacttttatgtgaatggtgaagttaacaaacaaaaccaccgcTATTGGTCTGACACTAACCCACATTGGATAGGTCCCTCCAAGAGTGTTGGAACAAAAaaattgatggtatggtgtggtatatggggtacaaagataatggggccattcttcatcaatggaaacctcaaggccactggatatgcaaaattgctacatgatgcgtttccctctttatgcactgaagctggcacgttccctgagtttttccagcaagatggttcACCACCACaatatgggtgtcaggtccaagcattcctagatgaacagtttcctggaaagtggattggtcgtcgtgggccagttgaatggcccccaaggtctcttgatctgacccccttagacttttatctttggggtcatctgaaggcaattgtctatgctctGAAGacacgagatgtgcagcacctgaaactatggatactggaagcctgtgctggcatttctcctgcattgttgctatcagtgtgtgaagagtgggagaagagggttgcattgacaaacCAACACAAtaggcagcactttgaacacattttataagtggtcagaaacttgttaGTAACTCatgaagaaataaaaccaagcacaccattgtttttcttgtgaaattcccaataagtttgatgtgtcattgaaaaaacaaaactccattcaaaatgcaaaatgatccaaaatgaccgacttcaaaatggccaccatggtcaccacccatcctgaaaagttttccccctcccatataatACAGATGTGccatgtgccacaaacaggaagttaatatcaccaaccattcccattttattaaggtgtatccatataaatggcccaccctgtatgtatgtatatatgtgtgacACAGGATGATGTTTTAGGTCagaggactattctcagtccagacactgaggggtttaaaaactccagcagcactgctgtgactgatccactcgtaccaaaatgacacacaccaccatgtcagtgtcactccaacgctgagaatgattcaccacccaaatcatactggttctgggggtcctgatcattgaagagcagggtgaaatagagataagaaagtatgaaacaggtggactacagtttgtaattgttgtACTACAActtgctcctgtgtggtcagtggagctgataaaatggacaatgagagtAGACGCAATGTAGATGTTCCTAAACTAGTGATAGTTCAAACACAGTGGGGTGATTGTAATGACCTCTTCAGAACAAGAGGAAGCACAACTGAGAGAAATCAAGACCCTGAATAGGAAACCATTCTCTTCTGGTCCTTAACCAGGCTTTCAGTAATGTATAGTACTCTTGCTGTGAGGAGCAGACAGAGTAAGATATTCTCCTTTAGTGAAATTAGACCTCAGCAGTCACGATATTcttctttattctttctttttctctcaatTGTAAAGTATCCCTGGGTATGTGGTATGTTATATAACTCCATGCATCCATTTTCCACCGATTATTCGGGTCCGGGTCGAGTAAAAAGaaccagacctccctctccccagccactgcttccagctcctccgggggtataccgagacCGTATTCTCTCCAGCGTGTGTTTGATCTgccccagggcctcctccccgttggacatgcccggaacacctcaccaggaaggcgtccaggaggcatctggaccagatgcccaaaccacctcagtTGGCTCATCTCAACGTGGAGgtgcagcggctccactccgagtctctcccggatgtccgagctcctaaccctgtctctaagggagagtccagacaccctgcggagaaaactcatttcagccgcttgtacccgcaatCTCGTTCTtttggtcactacccaaagcttgtgaccataggtgagggttgggacgtagattgaatggtaaatcgagggcttttcttttctgctcagctctctcttcaccacaacagaccgatacagagcctgcattactgctgacgctgcaccaatccgcctgtcaatctcccgctccatctttccctcactcgtgaaccaGACCCAGAGgtttttaaactcctccacttgaggcaggatctcacttccaacctggagagaacactccacccttttccgactgagtaccatggactcggacttggaggtgctgatcctcatccctaccgcttcacactcggctgcaaactgtcccagcaagagctggaggtatcggctcgatgaagccaacaagaccacgtcttctgcaaaaagcagacatggaatccagagaccaccaaaccggacaccttccACCACTTGGCTACacagagaaattctgtccataaaaattatgaacagaaccagtgacaacgggcagccccgACGGAGTTCAATGGctggacttactgccagccatacgaaccagactcctacTTTGTTTAtgcagggactggatggctcatAGCAAAGaacccagtaccccatactcccagagcaccccccacagaatatcacGAGGGACGCgttcgaatgccttctccagatccacaaaacacatgtagagtggttgagcaaactcccacgcgccctccaggatcctagcgagggtaaagagctggtcctgtgttccacgaccggggtgGAATCCGCTTTGTTTCTCCTGGATCCAAGGTTCTACTATCAGTccgactctcttctccagtacccccacatagaccttaccggggaggcagAAGAGTGTGAtacccctatagttggaacacaccctccaatcccccttcttaaaaaggggaaccaccaccccagtctgccagtccagaggcactgcccccgatatCCATGCGATGTTACAAAGatgtgtcagccaggacagccccacaacatccagagccttgaggaacccggggtgaaccacctcggccacctcagccccagtgatagacaagCCCTCCCTGAGGTCCCAAaaactctacttcctctgtggaagacgtgctggtgcaATTGAGAAGATCAAGTATTTcttccaccgcctaatgacgtccccagtcgaggtgaacaattccccacccccaccatatacagtgttggtggaaaaccgctttcccctccttatggtttgccagaaacttcttgtTGTCTTGGAGTTGActgttttccatgttctcactgaACTTCTCCCACACcagagtttttgcctcagcgacaccTGAAGCCGTGGCCCATCggtacctgtcagctgcctccggagtcccccaACCCAACCAGacttgataggactctttcttcagcttgacagcctccctcacccggggtgtccaccaccgagtgcagGGATTGCCACCCCAACAGGCactgacaaccttgcagccacagctccgttcagccgcctcaacaatggaggtccggaacattgCCCATTCGGACTTAATGTCACAGGCCTCCCCTGGAATACAGttgaagctctgccggatgtgggagttgaagatttttctgacaggttcctctgccaaaggttcccagcaaaccctcagcacacgtttaggcctgccaggtatgtccggcatcctcctccgccatctgatccaactcaccacaaggtgttGATCatttgacagctcagcacctctcttcacccgagtgtccagaataTATGGCCACAGGTCCAATGATACAACTATAAAGTCAATAACTGAAATGCGGcgtagggtatcctgatgccaggtgtagttgtggacacccttacgctcgaacatggtgttcgtaatggacaaagtgtgaagggcacagaaatccaataactgaacaccactcgagTTCAGATCAGcagggccgttcctcccaatgcCCCTCCAgatctcactgtcattacccatgtgaacgttgaagtcccccagcagaacaatggagtccccagactGAGtgctctccagcaccccctgtagggtccccaagaaggcctggtactctgaactgctgttcggtgcataagcacaaacaaccatcagagccctttccccaacccgaaggcgcagggaaattaccctctcgtccactggggtaaatcCCCATGGTCAAAGGGCTAAGCAAGGGGGGCTATGattaagcccactcctgccttatgcctctcaccctgggcaactccagagtgaaagagcatccagcccctccaagagcccatactgtgtgtcgaggtgagcccaactgtATCTAGCCAGTACCTCTCAATCTCACGTACCAGTTCAgtctcttttcccaccagagaggttacgttccatgttccaaaagccagtttcagtaaccgaggatcagaacgccagggcccctgACCTCGGCTGCCACCCAATCCACAATGCACTAGACCCGGATTACtatcccacaggtggtgggcccatgggagagtggacccatgttgctccttcGGGCTGAGCCTGGCCGGACCCCAcgagtgaaagtccggccaccaggcactcgccaaggagccccttccccaggcctggctcctgggtgaggccccggtaaccctactctGGGTGAGGGAAGCTGAGTCCCTGTTTTTGATCTcttcatcttggtctttatggatcactctttgtctggcccatcacctaggaccaatttgccttgggagaccctaccaggggctattgcccccgacaacatagctcctagtcTCACGCAGGCacacaaacccctccaccacgttaaggtggtgatccggGGAGGGGTGTTATATAAGTGTATATAAgtgtaacttattattattattatattattattattaattttttatttttattattacactcACTATACACCAGTCACTGTTAATTAAAAGAGAAGCaatatatataagaaaaacTGCATAAAAGGAAACTTACTTAAAACTGTCCAAAAAACTAAAATGCAAGTTAAATAATaggagaaataaatatttaaacttaataattttataattggAATAATACCgtaaccctgaaatggacaagttgaaaagatgatgatgatgatgatgatgataattatTTGGAATAATAAACTCCAGAGTGATTGAGCTCTGTAGCGAACTGAGTTGGTCTGATCTTCTCTGTCAGTGATTGGACGATTGGAGTTCAAATAGATTGGCTTTCATGGCCGGCAGGTGGAGCTCATTATCTTATTTTAATACGCCGCTTTTAATGCTGTTGGTTTGGCTTTGGAACAGCGTAAAATACGGCGTCCTGGAGATTCAAAATGGCGTTTTTATGGCATTTTCAACCTTGGTATTTTAACGGCGTAAAAACAGTGGTAGAGATTTATACTTTTACGGCGTAATTATCAGGAGAAATGCCGTATTTTTCGGTGTTTTTATAAACTAAATGCACCTTTTAGATCCATATGAGTGGATCTTCTTTCAGCCTTAGTTAAggcgcctgttcaaatataaaactgCTCCAATCATGACCTTCACTGGCCTCCGcttcaccgtcagagtctggtttataaagttaatgtttaccagctctgggcctGAGGTCAGTAACAAGAGCAAAATACATAACAATGATGGCTAATTACAGCTATGAAAACCGCTTGTATATAACGGTTAGGGAAACAAGGCTGAGAGCAAGTCAATGTTAATTTTAATTGTGTTCATGTTGTAATATGCAGCAACTTAACGTTAGTGTCTGGCTGTGTGCCAAATTGCAATGAATAGtgtgaaaaaaattatatatatacccagctagcaaggtagatctgggacgattctggctcaggctcggcactgtcggctggctgccgtctcggcgAGAATGCGACACACCGCGTCTGGCCCAATtctggctgcacgttggcactgtcggctggctgccgtctcagcgtgaatgcggcaccctgtatctggcccaagttcggctgcacgttggcactgtcggctagcTGAGGCACGGCATGAATGCGGCACGCTGCATCTGGCCCagttccggctgcacgttggcactgtcggctggctgccgtctctGCGTGAATGAGGCACCCTGTATCTGGCCCAagtccggctgcacgttggcactatCGGCTAGTTAAGGCTCAGTGTGAATGTGGTACCCTGTATATGGCCCAGTTCTGGCTGCACGCTGGCACTCTCGGCTAGCTGAGGCTCGGCGTGAATGCAGCATGCTGCATCTGGCCCAATtgcggctgcacgttggcacagTTGGCTGGCAAGGCaattgccattgcagttagcacactacactgatcagagcattttattaaacactgtGTATTAATTGcatgtggcccacatctaaaaaataaaagacaatactGATAACTCTCTGGAAAACGgtgtaataaatgttaaataaatagaatcattattttaaattgttaaatgccatacagttataggtaagctctgtattgtaatattttagaaaattgatgtaatgactgggacacgaacgaccgaaatgataatgataaatagggttaataaggagacagtgccgtgatgaagggaggaaattgttaTTTAAGATTGTGAAgacgacagctttaaaattaatgaactctgaatgagaaaacggaaggtggcagaagcaaaccgctgtaaaaacacagaagaaggcGATGAAAATTTgcgctcttttctgtgaccgTGGCGcacgagcagctctcaccggcctccgggaacagcttcatccagtaagtatttcaatttaaccttatattttcggatacatatgtattttggtatcgcccaaatgtacaaaccggattccaaaaaagttgggacattaaacaaattgtgaataaaaactgaatgcaatgatgtggaggtgacaaaatatagtattttattcagaatagaacacaaatcacagatcaaaagtttaaactgagagaatgtatcaatttaagggaaaaatatgttgtttcatggcatcaacaaatcccaaaaaagttgggacaaggccattttttaccaccgtgtggcatcccccctttttcttacaacactcaacagacgtctggggacagaggagaccagtttctcaagtttaaaaataggaatgctctcccattcatgtctaatacaggcctctaactgttcaatcgtcttgggccttctttgtcgcaccttcctctttgtgatgcaccaaatgttctctataggtgaaaggcCTGGACtacaggctggccatttcagtactcggatccttctcctacgtagccatgatgttgtgattgctgcagaatgtggtctggcattatcttgttgaaaaatgcagggtcttccctgaaagagatgacgtgtagatgggagcatatgttgttctagaacctgaacatagttctctgcattaatggtgcctttccagacatgccacaagcactcatgcaaccccataccatcagtgatgcatctgaatggagcgttgataacaacttgggttatccttgtcctctctggccggatgacatggcgtcccagtgttccataaagaacttcaaatcgtgactcatctgaccacagaacagtcttccattttgccacactccattttaaaagacccctggcccagtgcaaacgtctgagcttgtggagcttgcttagaaatgacttcgtctttgcactgtagagtttcagctggcaatggcggatggcacagtggattgtgacaatgctttctggaagtattcctgagcccattctgttatttccttgacagtggcattcctgtttgaggtgcagtgacgtttaagggcccaaagatcacgagcatccagcagagttttatggccttgacccttacgcacagcaattgttccagattctctgaatcttttgatgatgctatgcacggttgatgatgataacttaaaagtctttgctattttacgctgggtaacaccattctggtattgctgcactatctttctgcgcaacaatggtggaattggtgatcctcttaccatcttggcttcagagagacaatgacactctgagaagctctttttatacccaattatgttgtcaattgaactaattagtgttaattggtcttccagctgttcgttatatgctcaatttctattttccagccacttattgctacttgtcccaacttttttgggatttgttgactgtgaaattttgaatttttcctttaaatgttacatttactcagattaaacttttgatccgtcatttatgttctattacgaataaaatattgacatttgccatctccttataattgcattcagtttttattcacaatttgtttagtgtcccaacttttttggaatccggtttgtagttaacatcgttaatgttatgtacattaTTCTATAAACTGCTATACGTTACATacacacagcctcccttgcccggagcagggttaccggggcctcaccctggagccaggcctgggggaggggctccttggcgagcgtctggtggccggactttcacctatggggtccggccgggcttagcccgaaggagatacatgggtccactctcccatgggcccaccacctgtgggagaggtagtaatccaggtctggtgcattgtggatcaggtggcggtcggggtcgggggccctggcgttctgatcctcggttactgaaactggcttttggaacatggaacgtaacctctctggtgggaaaagagcctgagctggtgcgcgaggttgagaggtaccggctagatatagttgggctcacctcgacacacagtatgggctctggaaccaatctccttaagagaggctggatgctctttcactctggagttgggtgagaggcgtaaggcaggtgtgggcttactcatagccccccggcttagcgcctgtacgttggggtttaccccagtggacgagagggtaatttccctgcgccttcgggttggggaaagggctctgactgttgt from Hoplias malabaricus isolate fHopMal1 chromosome 3, fHopMal1.hap1, whole genome shotgun sequence carries:
- the LOC136690788 gene encoding pancreatic secretory granule membrane major glycoprotein GP2-like, translated to MYPCVDPSCSSPYSGELTIEENKPVYVAVTLEGVDKDVFSAVLDRCWATPDSNKDNSVYWDLIDNGCPNPHDATVQVYNNGVSTFNRFSFNMFTFTYKSKRVFLHCEVKLCLRKNGRCVQRCDNSSEEKDDDDSKRHRRSMDFHDTAAISMGF